The Candidatus Ancaeobacter aquaticus genomic sequence AGGCTCGAGTAGTGTTAAAGCTTGAAGAGCGTATAAACAGTATGCGTGAAATGTTTAAGGATAATCATATACATCGCCTTGAAGATGGTAAATGTGATGCCCTTTCAGGCGTGGTATTTTTAGATTTAATAAGTAATTTTGAAAAAATTGCTGATCACCTCGATAATGTTGCTCAAAAAGTTATAGATGGGTTGCAGTGGGAACAAAGACAAAAAAGCATTGCATAAGAAAGTCTATACATACCTATTATTTACAGATTTGTATGAAACGCTTGCCTGAGGAAAGATAATGTCCCAAGCCAATATTCTTATCATTGAAGATGAAAAAGATATCTGTGAGATGATTGATTATAATCTTACCAAGGAAGGGTATCGTGTTTTTTCTGCGGGAAATAGCGCTAAAGCGTTTCGCTTACTTGAAAAGGAACGAATAGATCTCATTATTTTAGATATTATGCTCCCCGATAAGGACGGTTTTGAAATCTGTAAGCTGTTAAAAGTTGATAAAAAGACAAGCCGCGTGCCTATAATTATGTTAAGTGCAAAGTCTCAGGAAACAGATAAGGTACTTGGACTAGAACTTGGTGCTGATGATTATGTTACAAAACCGTTTAGTGTCCGTGAGTTGAGCGCCCGTATAAAAGCTGTTTTAAGAAGACATGCGGTCTCTGATAGCAAAGGTGCTTCAAATGAAAACGCAATATGTTTAGACCCGGAAAAACAAAAGGTAACTGTGCATAGAAAAGAAATTAAACTTACGCGTACAGAATTCAAGCTTTTAGAATATTTTATGCAGAAACCGGGGATGGTCCTATCAAGGGAAAAAATTCTCGATCGGGTATTCGGTTATGACTCTCCGGTATATGACCGAACCGTAGATGTACATATAAAATCACTGCGTAAAAAGCTGGGCAACGCAAAAAGCTACATAGAGACTGTACGTGGATCGGGATATCGCTTTAAGGAGTAAGAAGGAATAAGCTCATGAAAGATAAAATAATCTGGAAATTATTAAGTGCGTTTGCATGTGTATCACTTATATCAATATTTGTGATGAACTTTTTTGTTGGGTTGAGGCTTCAGGATTATTATGAGGATAAAATCATTGAAGAGCTTAAAAGTAACTCGTTTCTTGTTGGCGATATAATACAGAAGTGTATTGAGCGTAAAGACAGCAGTGATGTGCAAACAGAAGTAAAAAGACTAGCAGTGCGGTTGCATTACAGAGTGACTGTGCTTGATAATAATGGGGCGGTTTTGGGGGATTCTCGTGTTCGTCCTGGAAATATGGATAACCATAAGGAACGGCCAGAGATTGTCGGAGCGCTTAATAATGGATACGGGGATAGTACGCGGTATAGTAGTACTGTCGGTATGAGGATGAAATATGTCGCTACGGCAATAAAAAACAAGAATCAGATCGTTGGAATAGTTAGATTAGCGGTTCCGCTTGCAGATATCGAAATACAAAAAAAACTCATTTATCGAGTAGTATTGTTCGGTGGCGTTATAGCTCTTATTTGCGCGCTCATTATTGGATATTATGCTTCACGAAGCGTTACCAGGCCAATATATGAGATGAAAGAAAAAGCAGAGAATTTTGCAAAAGGAGATTTTACAAAAAAGATCAAAATCACTTCTAAAGATGAGCTTGGTCAATTAGCTCAGTCTCTTAATAGCATGGCTGTTGAACTTCAGATTAAGATGGATAATTTAAGAAAAATGGATAAAGTGAGAACAGATTTTGTTGCAAATGTATCGCACGAACTCAAGACACCGCTTACATCTATACGGGGATTTGTTGAAACGTTAGAAGACGGTGCGCTTGACGATAAAGAAAACGCCAAGCGGTTTCTCTCTATTATTAATAAGCATACGATCCGGCTCGATGCTATTGTAAATGATCTTTTGACCCTTACGGAGCTGGAACTTGAAAGAGATAGAATTGAAAGGACACATTTTGATCTTAAAGAGTTGATTGAAGAAGTGCTTCTCGGTTTTGGTCACGCGTTAAATAAACAGCATATTTCACTTGAAACTAACTATACCGGTTCTGATTTTACTATTTCAGCTGATAAGGATCGCATTGAGCAGATAATAGTCAATATTATCGATAATGCGGTGAAATACTCTGAACCAGGCGGAATTATAAAGATATCGTTAGAAAAAGAAAAAGATGCTCTTAAGATAAAGATCACTGATTCTGGCATTGGAATTCCACAGGAAGAGCTCACGCGCGTTTTTGAGCGGTTTTATAGAGTAGATAAAGCCAGATCAAGCGAACGTGGCGGGACCGGTCTTGGTTTATCCATTGTTAAGCACATTGTATCATTACACAACGGGCAGGTACATATCGATAGTGAGCCGGGAAAAGGGACTTCCGTTACTGTTATTCTCTCCTGTTAGTTGCAGTGCTATCTTCACGAAATCTTCATATTTCCTTCATACTATCTTCACAATTATATTCTATTATATGCGCATGATTTTAACAGGGAGAGAATGTGTATATAAAGAATGAACATTTGAATACTATTATTAAGAGTTTATGCGTCGTGTTGTTTTTGTATTTGTTCTTAATAAGTATTGGCATGATGGGCGCGGCGTTTAAGGGCTTTGGAGAAGGATTTGCAGAGCATCTTATCCAAACGACATCAAATCCTTTTGTTGGTCTTTTTATCGGTGTTCTTGCGACCAGCGTTATTCAAAGCTCGTCAACGACAACATCAATGGTTGTGGGTATGGTTGGTGGCGGGGTTTTAACCGTAACGAATGCCGTTCCAATCATTATGGGCGCAAATATTGGCACAACGGTAACCAATACCATTGTATCTTTGGGCCACGTAACTCGTAGGGAAGAGTTTAAGCGGGCAATAGCCGGGGCGACCGTGCATGATTTCTTTAACATGATCTGTGTAGCGATCATGTTCCCCCTTGAATTAGCGACAGGATTTCTTCAAAAGACTGCAACATGGATGAGTACGCTTTTTGCAGGAGTGGGTGGAACGACGTTTAATAGCCCGATAAAAGCCATTACAAAACCGGTTATTAATATGATCAAGCATGCTTTAATAGATTTATCCGGAGACCACAAGAAAACGGCCTATGTAATAATGCTTGCTCTTTCATTTGCGCTTCTATTCTTAGCACTATATTTCATCGTTAAGCTAATGAAATCTCTTGTTGTGAACAAGGTGGAAAATTCACTCGATAAGGTTCTTGGAAAAAGCGGTATTATTGCAATAATTGCGGGAGTTATATTCACCATATTGGTGCAAAGCAGCTCGATAACAACTTCTTTATTGATACCCCTTGTCGCGGCTGGTATCATGAATATCGAGACAATATTTCCTCTTACGATGGGAGCAAATATCGGAACAACGACAACATCTATTCTTGCGGCATTTGCGACAGGAAATGTATCGGCAATTATTATAGCGTTTGTACATTTTCTTTTTAATATGATAGGTGTTACGGTTCTCTATCCGATACAGTTGTTTAGGAAAATTCCGATACGATTGGCAAAGTCGCTCGGTGAACTGGCGTACAGGAAAAGAGGATATGCAATTTTGTATGTAGTGACATTGTTTTTTATTGTTCCAGGCATACTAATATTTATT encodes the following:
- a CDS encoding ATP-binding protein, whose protein sequence is MKDKIIWKLLSAFACVSLISIFVMNFFVGLRLQDYYEDKIIEELKSNSFLVGDIIQKCIERKDSSDVQTEVKRLAVRLHYRVTVLDNNGAVLGDSRVRPGNMDNHKERPEIVGALNNGYGDSTRYSSTVGMRMKYVATAIKNKNQIVGIVRLAVPLADIEIQKKLIYRVVLFGGVIALICALIIGYYASRSVTRPIYEMKEKAENFAKGDFTKKIKITSKDELGQLAQSLNSMAVELQIKMDNLRKMDKVRTDFVANVSHELKTPLTSIRGFVETLEDGALDDKENAKRFLSIINKHTIRLDAIVNDLLTLTELELERDRIERTHFDLKELIEEVLLGFGHALNKQHISLETNYTGSDFTISADKDRIEQIIVNIIDNAVKYSEPGGIIKISLEKEKDALKIKITDSGIGIPQEELTRVFERFYRVDKARSSERGGTGLGLSIVKHIVSLHNGQVHIDSEPGKGTSVTVILSC
- a CDS encoding Na/Pi symporter, whose translation is MYIKNEHLNTIIKSLCVVLFLYLFLISIGMMGAAFKGFGEGFAEHLIQTTSNPFVGLFIGVLATSVIQSSSTTTSMVVGMVGGGVLTVTNAVPIIMGANIGTTVTNTIVSLGHVTRREEFKRAIAGATVHDFFNMICVAIMFPLELATGFLQKTATWMSTLFAGVGGTTFNSPIKAITKPVINMIKHALIDLSGDHKKTAYVIMLALSFALLFLALYFIVKLMKSLVVNKVENSLDKVLGKSGIIAIIAGVIFTILVQSSSITTSLLIPLVAAGIMNIETIFPLTMGANIGTTTTSILAAFATGNVSAIIIAFVHFLFNMIGVTVLYPIQLFRKIPIRLAKSLGELAYRKRGYAILYVVTLFFIVPGILIFITEYFK
- a CDS encoding response regulator, translated to MSQANILIIEDEKDICEMIDYNLTKEGYRVFSAGNSAKAFRLLEKERIDLIILDIMLPDKDGFEICKLLKVDKKTSRVPIIMLSAKSQETDKVLGLELGADDYVTKPFSVRELSARIKAVLRRHAVSDSKGASNENAICLDPEKQKVTVHRKEIKLTRTEFKLLEYFMQKPGMVLSREKILDRVFGYDSPVYDRTVDVHIKSLRKKLGNAKSYIETVRGSGYRFKE